A single region of the Roseivivax sp. THAF197b genome encodes:
- a CDS encoding cyclopropane-fatty-acyl-phospholipid synthase family protein — protein MILTETTGQPNLPRYFAQVFGMARDMNNGRIDFVLPDGRVFRAQGRNPGPVSELRIHNPDLFARLIREGDMGFCEAYLDGWWSTPDLMAFMELVHADNEDIYDGFPGMKLVKLYENLRFWWQSNSKRQAKKNISHHYDLGNDFYGLWLDDTMTYSSAKFETGQESLERAQELKYASMIDEMGAKPGDHVLEIGCGWGGFAEYAAKERGLKVTGLTISKEQFDYAQERIRRAGLQDRVEFKLQDYRDERGTYDGIASIEMFEAVGEKYWPVYFDNVKARLKPGANATLQIITVQHRRWDVYKRSPDFIQKYIFPGGMLPSPVILREQIARAGLDFVRSIEFGESYSQTLRRWHDTFNEKWDDVARLGFDERFRRMWNFYLTSCAATFSSGNCDVTQITLSRPG, from the coding sequence ATGATCCTGACCGAGACGACCGGCCAGCCGAACCTGCCGCGCTACTTTGCGCAGGTCTTCGGCATGGCACGCGACATGAACAATGGCCGCATCGATTTCGTGCTGCCCGACGGGCGGGTCTTCCGCGCCCAGGGCCGAAATCCCGGGCCCGTCTCGGAATTGCGCATCCACAATCCCGACCTCTTCGCGCGTCTGATCCGCGAGGGCGATATGGGGTTCTGCGAGGCGTATCTCGATGGTTGGTGGTCCACGCCGGACCTCATGGCCTTCATGGAACTCGTTCATGCCGATAACGAGGATATCTATGACGGCTTCCCGGGCATGAAGCTCGTGAAACTCTACGAGAACCTGCGTTTCTGGTGGCAGTCGAACTCGAAGCGCCAGGCCAAGAAGAACATCTCGCACCATTACGATCTGGGCAACGATTTCTACGGGCTCTGGCTCGACGATACGATGACCTATTCCTCGGCGAAGTTCGAGACGGGGCAGGAGAGCCTCGAGCGCGCGCAGGAGTTGAAATACGCCTCCATGATCGACGAGATGGGGGCCAAGCCCGGCGATCACGTCCTGGAGATCGGCTGCGGCTGGGGCGGGTTCGCGGAATATGCCGCCAAGGAACGCGGCCTCAAGGTCACGGGGCTGACCATCTCGAAGGAGCAGTTCGATTACGCACAGGAGCGGATCCGCCGCGCCGGGCTGCAGGACCGCGTGGAGTTCAAGCTGCAGGATTACCGCGACGAGCGCGGCACCTATGACGGCATCGCCTCCATCGAGATGTTCGAGGCCGTGGGCGAGAAATACTGGCCGGTCTATTTCGACAACGTGAAGGCGCGGCTGAAACCCGGCGCCAATGCCACCTTGCAGATCATCACCGTCCAGCACCGGCGCTGGGACGTCTACAAGCGCAGCCCGGATTTCATCCAGAAATACATCTTCCCCGGCGGGATGCTGCCTTCCCCGGTGATCCTGCGCGAGCAGATCGCGCGCGCCGGGCTCGATTTCGTGCGCTCCATCGAGTTCGGAGAGAGCTATTCCCAGACATTGCGTCGCTGGCACGACACGTTCAACGAAAAATGGGACGATGTGGCGCGGTTAGGATTTGACGAACGTTTCCGTCGTATGTGGAATTTCTACCTGACGTCCTGCGCCGCGACCTTCTCGTCGGGCAATTGCGACGTCACGCAGATCACATTGTCGCGTCCGGGGTAA
- a CDS encoding ribbon-helix-helix domain-containing protein, giving the protein MTARPVKRSLTLRGHRTSVSLEDPFWQEFRAIAARDAKPINVLATEIDASRGLDVGLASAIRLYVLADLKARVTG; this is encoded by the coding sequence ATGACCGCGCGGCCGGTGAAACGCTCGCTCACCCTGCGCGGGCACCGCACCTCCGTCTCGCTGGAGGATCCGTTCTGGCAGGAATTCCGCGCCATTGCCGCCCGCGACGCCAAGCCGATCAACGTCCTTGCGACCGAAATCGACGCAAGCCGCGGCCTCGATGTCGGATTGGCCTCCGCGATCCGGCTCTACGTGCTGGCGGATCTCAAGGCGCGGGTTACTGGATGA
- the acuI gene encoding acryloyl-CoA reductase codes for MFKALVVEKDEDSGKTSAAVKDIALDDLPEGEVTVAVEYSTLNYKDGLCIGPGGGLVRKYPHVPGIDFAGTVEASEDDRYKPGDRVVLTGWRVGEAHWGGYAEKARVKADWLVPLPEGLSTKQAMAVGTAGFTAMLAVMALEDHGLAPGHGPVLVTGASGGVGSVATAILSNLGYEVAGVTGRPESADYLKDLGATEIVAREEIAETVKRPLESERWAGCVDAVGGEMLARVLGQMKYGASVAAVGLAGGANLPATVVPFLLRGVNLLGIDSVMQPYDNRLRAWERIAKDLPMEKLEAMIQPATLADLPKLGADILQGQVRGRVVVDIAG; via the coding sequence ATGTTCAAGGCACTCGTCGTCGAGAAGGACGAAGACAGCGGCAAGACCAGCGCCGCGGTCAAGGATATCGCGCTGGACGACCTGCCCGAGGGCGAGGTGACCGTTGCGGTCGAGTATTCCACGCTAAACTACAAGGACGGTCTCTGCATCGGGCCGGGGGGCGGGCTCGTTCGGAAATACCCGCATGTGCCGGGCATCGACTTTGCCGGCACCGTCGAGGCCTCCGAGGATGACCGCTACAAGCCGGGCGACCGGGTCGTGCTGACCGGCTGGCGCGTGGGCGAGGCGCATTGGGGCGGCTACGCGGAGAAGGCGCGGGTCAAGGCCGACTGGCTCGTGCCGCTGCCTGAGGGGCTGTCCACCAAGCAGGCGATGGCCGTGGGCACGGCAGGCTTTACGGCGATGCTGGCGGTCATGGCGCTTGAGGATCACGGGCTCGCGCCGGGCCATGGGCCCGTGCTCGTCACCGGCGCCTCCGGCGGCGTGGGCTCGGTCGCGACGGCGATCCTGTCCAATCTCGGCTACGAGGTCGCGGGCGTTACCGGGCGGCCCGAAAGTGCCGATTACCTCAAGGATCTGGGCGCGACCGAAATCGTCGCCCGCGAAGAGATCGCCGAGACCGTCAAGCGCCCCCTCGAAAGCGAGCGCTGGGCGGGCTGCGTCGACGCGGTGGGCGGCGAGATGCTGGCGCGCGTTTTGGGGCAGATGAAATACGGCGCTTCGGTTGCCGCGGTGGGGCTTGCAGGCGGCGCGAACCTGCCTGCGACGGTCGTGCCGTTTCTTCTGCGCGGCGTGAATCTTCTGGGCATCGATTCGGTCATGCAGCCCTATGACAACCGCCTGCGCGCCTGGGAACGGATCGCGAAAGACCTGCCCATGGAAAAGCTCGAGGCGATGATCCAGCCCGCGACGCTGGCTGATCTGCCGAAGCTTGGCGCGGATATCTTGCAAGGTCAGGTGCGGGGCCGGGTGGTCGTCGATATCGCGGGCTGA
- a CDS encoding SspB family protein, which translates to MSGGIDYGNLMHKAMRSLIQQVLTDVAMSGLPGEHHFFITFDTGHPDVELADWLSDRYPGEMTVVMQHWFDALDVTDDGFSVTLNFGDAPERLYIPYDAIKTFVDPSVEFGLRFETQDEDGDDDDATAAPRTQDDEAKTAGKSDKSDAEIVSLDSFRK; encoded by the coding sequence ATGTCCGGCGGAATCGACTACGGCAACCTCATGCACAAAGCCATGCGCAGCCTGATCCAGCAGGTTCTGACGGATGTGGCCATGTCCGGTTTGCCCGGCGAGCACCACTTTTTCATCACCTTCGACACCGGCCATCCGGATGTCGAACTGGCCGATTGGCTGTCCGACCGCTATCCGGGCGAGATGACGGTGGTGATGCAGCACTGGTTCGACGCGCTCGACGTGACGGATGACGGCTTCTCCGTAACGCTGAATTTCGGCGACGCGCCGGAGCGGCTTTATATCCCTTACGACGCGATCAAGACCTTCGTCGATCCCTCCGTCGAGTTTGGCCTGCGCTTCGAGACCCAAGACGAAGACGGCGATGACGACGACGCCACCGCCGCGCCCCGGACACAGGATGACGAGGCCAAGACCGCGGGCAAAAGCGACAAGTCCGACGCCGAGATCGTCAGCCTCGACAGTTTCCGCAAGTAA
- a CDS encoding BCCT family transporter codes for MSNEDVVAEGIPTPEGHTNLIETDYDIGQDNIDGSLGPVPFDIHNPVFLISGLGTVLFTFYALIFNEQAATVFGALRPWLTSTFDWLFLSAANLFVLFCLALIVLPVGKVRLGGSEATPDYTYPGWFAMLFAAGMGIGLMFYGVSEPLSHFASANAGTSVGENGLRTDWAPLNAASNPEAAAQLGMAATIFHWGLHPWAIYAVVALALALFSYNKGLPLSIRSAFHPLLGDRVWGWPGHIIDTIAVLATLFGLATSLGIGAQQAASGLTLLFGSGDAAEGTRSLWGISYGNTEESGATNSNALLVVLISAITAVALVSVMRGLDGGVKILSEINMGLAALLLLFVLFVGPTVELITGFFSGLGAYLANLVALSNPFGRADTNYMQGWTSFYWAWWISWSPFVGMFIARVSRGRTVREFVICVLLIPSLVCVLWMTTFGGTAISQVVNDGYTGARDAALELQLFQMLAELPLAQITSFVGIVLVIVFFVTSSDSGSLVIDTITAGGKVDAPVPQRVFWCLVEGAVAIALLLGGGLSSLQAMVISTGLPFTLVLLVMCFAIYAGLRSERR; via the coding sequence ATGTCTAACGAAGACGTTGTGGCTGAGGGGATACCGACCCCTGAAGGCCACACAAACCTAATCGAGACCGATTACGATATCGGTCAGGACAATATCGACGGCTCCCTGGGACCTGTTCCCTTCGATATTCACAATCCCGTCTTCCTGATCTCCGGGTTGGGAACGGTTCTGTTCACGTTCTACGCGCTGATCTTCAACGAGCAGGCGGCGACGGTGTTCGGGGCGCTTCGTCCCTGGCTCACCTCGACCTTCGACTGGCTGTTTCTGAGTGCTGCGAACCTTTTCGTGCTCTTCTGCCTCGCGCTCATTGTCTTGCCGGTCGGCAAGGTGCGTCTGGGCGGCAGCGAAGCCACGCCGGATTACACCTATCCCGGCTGGTTCGCGATGCTGTTTGCCGCGGGCATGGGCATCGGCCTGATGTTCTACGGCGTGTCCGAGCCGCTGTCGCACTTCGCTTCGGCGAATGCGGGAACGAGTGTGGGCGAGAACGGCCTGCGCACGGACTGGGCGCCGCTCAATGCCGCCTCCAACCCCGAGGCCGCGGCCCAGCTTGGCATGGCCGCCACGATCTTCCACTGGGGTCTGCACCCCTGGGCGATCTACGCTGTGGTCGCGCTGGCGCTGGCGCTCTTTTCCTACAACAAGGGCCTTCCGCTTTCGATCCGCTCGGCCTTCCACCCGCTTCTGGGCGATCGCGTCTGGGGCTGGCCGGGGCACATCATCGACACGATCGCGGTTCTGGCGACGCTGTTCGGTCTGGCAACCTCGCTCGGCATCGGCGCGCAGCAGGCGGCGTCTGGCCTGACGCTTCTTTTTGGGTCGGGTGACGCGGCCGAAGGCACACGCAGCCTTTGGGGCATTTCCTACGGCAACACCGAAGAGAGCGGGGCCACCAATTCCAACGCGCTTCTGGTGGTGCTGATCTCGGCGATCACCGCGGTGGCGCTGGTCTCGGTGATGCGCGGCCTCGATGGCGGCGTGAAGATCCTGTCCGAGATCAACATGGGTCTCGCGGCCCTTCTGCTGCTCTTCGTGCTCTTCGTGGGCCCGACGGTCGAGTTGATCACCGGCTTCTTCTCGGGTCTTGGCGCCTATCTTGCCAATCTCGTCGCGCTCTCGAACCCGTTCGGACGCGCCGACACCAACTACATGCAGGGCTGGACCTCGTTCTACTGGGCCTGGTGGATTTCCTGGTCACCCTTCGTGGGGATGTTCATCGCGCGCGTCAGCCGCGGCCGGACCGTGCGGGAATTCGTGATCTGCGTGCTGCTGATCCCGAGCCTCGTCTGCGTGCTCTGGATGACCACCTTCGGGGGCACCGCGATCAGCCAGGTCGTCAATGACGGCTATACCGGCGCGCGCGATGCGGCCCTCGAGCTGCAGCTCTTCCAGATGCTGGCCGAACTGCCGCTTGCGCAGATCACCAGCTTCGTGGGCATCGTGCTGGTCATCGTGTTCTTCGTGACCTCGTCGGACTCGGGCAGCCTCGTGATCGACACGATCACCGCGGGCGGCAAGGTCGACGCGCCGGTGCCGCAGCGGGTGTTCTGGTGCCTCGTGGAAGGGGCTGTCGCCATCGCGCTCCTCTTGGGCGGCGGCTTGTCGTCGCTGCAGGCGATGGTGATCTCCACCGGTCTGCCCTTCACGCTGGTGCTCCTGGTGATGTGCTTTGCCATCTATGCGGGCCTGCGCAGCGAGCGTCGCTGA
- a CDS encoding DsrE family protein, whose amino-acid sequence MTRLVAALSALFFMAAGPLLAQDDTGYGKQKVVYHINYNGGEDDRAYRGAMRNIQNHINAVGAENLEVKVVLHGNGLGLLKSAKSDDKLQTQVGGLKGQNVSFSVCNNTLKGRQISYSDDLYDVWEEDIVPSGVAELSKLQQMGYTYIKP is encoded by the coding sequence ATGACCAGGCTTGTTGCAGCGCTCAGCGCGCTTTTCTTCATGGCAGCCGGGCCGCTTCTGGCCCAAGACGACACCGGTTACGGCAAGCAGAAGGTCGTCTATCACATCAATTACAACGGCGGTGAGGACGACCGCGCCTATCGCGGCGCGATGCGCAACATCCAGAACCACATCAACGCCGTAGGCGCAGAAAACCTTGAGGTGAAGGTCGTTCTGCACGGCAACGGGCTCGGCCTTTTGAAAAGTGCGAAGTCCGATGACAAGCTGCAAACGCAGGTGGGCGGGCTCAAGGGCCAGAACGTGTCCTTCAGCGTCTGCAACAACACGCTGAAAGGCCGCCAGATCAGCTATTCCGACGATCTTTACGACGTCTGGGAAGAGGATATCGTGCCCTCGGGCGTGGCCGAACTCTCGAAGCTCCAGCAGATGGGCTACACCTACATCAAGCCCTGA
- a CDS encoding SIMPL domain-containing protein, with product MPRLIAGILAPLLVSAALVAPVPAPVAAQAQAQEDILARMSVSGRGEAAAVPDMATIRLGVMAQEETAAEALDATSEVAGRIIARLESFEIAARDVQTSGLSLQPVYTRYDRDNGKPPEITGFRASNQVTVRVRDLDILGDVLGAVTGDGANTLDGLSFGVIDETPLLDEARRSAVADARRKAELYAEAAGVSLGRVLSIDEQGGARPMPMPMAEMRMAADSVPIAQGETGYSAQVSMVFEIIQ from the coding sequence ATGCCGCGTCTCATCGCCGGAATTCTCGCCCCGCTACTCGTCTCTGCCGCGCTTGTCGCGCCTGTGCCCGCGCCGGTTGCTGCGCAAGCACAAGCGCAGGAGGACATCCTTGCCCGGATGTCGGTCTCGGGACGCGGCGAGGCGGCCGCGGTGCCCGATATGGCGACGATCCGCTTAGGCGTCATGGCGCAGGAAGAGACAGCGGCAGAGGCACTCGATGCGACATCCGAGGTCGCGGGCCGGATCATCGCGCGGCTCGAAAGCTTCGAAATCGCGGCGCGGGACGTGCAGACCTCGGGGCTGTCCCTGCAGCCGGTCTATACCCGCTATGATCGCGACAACGGCAAGCCGCCGGAAATCACGGGCTTTCGCGCCTCGAACCAGGTCACGGTCCGGGTGCGCGATCTGGACATCCTGGGCGATGTTCTGGGGGCCGTGACGGGGGACGGGGCCAACACGCTGGACGGGTTGAGCTTTGGCGTGATCGACGAGACGCCGCTTCTGGACGAGGCGCGGCGCAGTGCGGTCGCGGATGCGCGCCGCAAGGCCGAGCTCTACGCGGAAGCCGCGGGCGTGTCGCTGGGCCGGGTTCTGTCGATCGACGAGCAGGGGGGCGCGCGGCCCATGCCGATGCCCATGGCCGAGATGCGGATGGCTGCGGATTCGGTGCCGATCGCGCAGGGCGAGACGGGCTATTCCGCGCAGGTCTCGATGGTGTTCGAGATCATCCAGTAA
- a CDS encoding DUF4169 family protein — MAKIVNLSRARKSRARDDKRRKGDENAAKFGRTKARKGLEKARAEKARRDLDGHESE, encoded by the coding sequence ATGGCAAAGATCGTGAACCTCAGCCGCGCCCGCAAATCCCGCGCCCGCGACGACAAACGCCGCAAGGGCGATGAGAACGCCGCGAAGTTCGGGCGGACGAAAGCCCGCAAAGGGCTTGAGAAGGCGCGCGCCGAAAAGGCCCGCCGCGATCTCGACGGGCACGAAAGCGAATGA
- a CDS encoding DUF4345 family protein, which translates to MVDLINIAMALATIAFGAFGLVAPSYTARVLDLEFGASDMGKSELRASAGGLFVALGIGAIVIGAPLAYAMVGLAYLGAAIGRLTANIIDDLPQPKGWTFFAFEAVFAAWLIGANLL; encoded by the coding sequence ATGGTCGACCTCATCAATATCGCGATGGCGCTTGCCACCATCGCCTTCGGCGCGTTCGGGCTCGTGGCGCCAAGCTACACGGCGCGCGTCCTCGATCTCGAATTCGGCGCGAGCGACATGGGCAAGAGCGAGTTGCGCGCGTCAGCAGGCGGTCTGTTCGTGGCGTTGGGTATCGGCGCGATCGTGATCGGCGCGCCGCTTGCCTATGCGATGGTGGGTCTTGCCTATCTCGGCGCGGCCATCGGACGTTTGACGGCCAATATCATCGACGATCTGCCCCAACCGAAAGGCTGGACCTTTTTCGCGTTCGAGGCGGTGTTCGCGGCCTGGCTGATCGGTGCGAACCTGCTCTGA
- a CDS encoding TrgA family protein translates to MPTAPKLVAGLLLAALAFVASEMVKPLLPSSTVFGWFSVVNALIGFIIGWRQVGYGVGQGSAAAISNGLTGTVSMIVCCLFVHSVNTMVEDSLDRKFDNVFEAINSAIENFLEYGAYLLTPTFFGLFILGAIIVGMAAEISSNYWR, encoded by the coding sequence ATGCCGACAGCACCGAAACTGGTTGCAGGCCTGCTGCTTGCGGCCCTGGCCTTCGTGGCCTCGGAGATGGTGAAGCCGCTTTTGCCGTCTTCGACCGTGTTCGGATGGTTTTCGGTGGTCAATGCGCTGATCGGCTTCATCATAGGCTGGCGACAGGTCGGCTACGGCGTCGGGCAGGGGTCGGCGGCCGCGATCTCGAACGGGCTGACCGGCACCGTTTCGATGATCGTCTGCTGCCTTTTCGTGCATTCCGTCAACACCATGGTCGAGGATTCCCTCGACCGGAAATTCGACAACGTGTTCGAAGCCATCAATTCCGCGATCGAGAATTTCCTCGAATACGGGGCGTATCTCCTCACGCCCACCTTCTTCGGTCTGTTCATTCTCGGTGCCATCATCGTGGGCATGGCCGCTGAAATCTCCAGCAATTACTGGCGCTGA
- the fumC gene encoding class II fumarate hydratase: protein MTATRTETDSFGPLEVPAEKYWGAQTQRSIMNFPIGWERQPVPIIRGLGAIKKACALTNVELGNMEAEIGEAIAAAAQEVIDGKFDDNFPLVVWQTGSGTQSNMNANEVISNRAIEMLGGEMGSKSPVHPNDHCNMGQSSNDTFPTAMHVGIALQARDVLLPGLRKLHAALVAKSEEFADIIKIGRTHTQDATPLTLGQEFSGYAHQVAKGIERVEACLPDIYELAQGGTAVGTGLNTQTGWAEKVAARIAEITDLPFVTAPNKFEALAAHDAMVMFSGALKTVAASLFKIANDIRLLGSGPRSGLGELILPENEPGSSIMPGKVNPTQAEALTMVCAHVMGNDAAVGFAGSQGHFELNVYNPMMSYNVLQSMQLLGDSASAFTDNMVSGIQANETRIGELMRNSLMLVTALAPTIGYDNATKVAKTAHKNGTTLKEEAIALGFVDEATFDAVVRPEDMIGPKDS, encoded by the coding sequence ATGACCGCGACCCGTACCGAAACCGACAGCTTCGGCCCGCTCGAGGTGCCCGCCGAGAAGTATTGGGGCGCGCAGACCCAGCGCTCGATCATGAATTTCCCCATCGGCTGGGAACGTCAGCCGGTCCCGATCATCCGCGGCCTCGGCGCGATCAAGAAGGCCTGCGCGCTGACCAATGTGGAGCTGGGCAACATGGAGGCCGAGATCGGCGAGGCCATCGCGGCTGCCGCGCAAGAAGTGATCGACGGCAAGTTCGACGACAATTTCCCGCTGGTGGTCTGGCAGACCGGATCGGGCACACAGTCGAACATGAACGCGAACGAGGTCATCTCCAACCGCGCGATCGAAATGCTGGGCGGCGAGATGGGCTCCAAATCGCCCGTTCACCCCAATGATCACTGCAATATGGGGCAATCCTCGAACGACACCTTCCCGACCGCCATGCATGTGGGCATCGCCCTTCAGGCCCGAGACGTGCTGCTGCCCGGTCTGCGCAAGCTGCACGCGGCGCTTGTCGCCAAGTCCGAGGAATTCGCAGATATCATCAAGATCGGCCGAACCCACACGCAGGATGCGACGCCACTGACGCTGGGCCAGGAATTCTCGGGCTATGCCCATCAGGTCGCCAAGGGGATCGAGCGGGTCGAGGCTTGCCTGCCCGATATCTACGAGCTGGCGCAGGGCGGCACCGCCGTGGGCACCGGGCTCAACACGCAAACCGGTTGGGCCGAGAAAGTCGCGGCCCGCATCGCCGAGATCACGGATCTGCCCTTTGTCACCGCCCCCAACAAGTTCGAGGCGCTCGCCGCCCATGACGCCATGGTGATGTTCTCGGGCGCGCTGAAGACGGTGGCCGCAAGCCTCTTCAAGATCGCCAACGACATCCGTCTCCTGGGCTCCGGTCCTCGCTCGGGCCTCGGAGAGCTGATCCTGCCCGAAAACGAGCCCGGCTCCTCGATCATGCCCGGCAAGGTGAACCCCACCCAGGCCGAGGCGCTGACCATGGTCTGCGCGCATGTGATGGGCAATGACGCGGCAGTGGGTTTTGCTGGCTCCCAGGGCCATTTCGAGCTCAACGTCTACAACCCGATGATGTCCTACAATGTGCTGCAAAGCATGCAGCTTCTGGGCGACAGCGCGTCCGCGTTCACCGACAACATGGTGTCGGGCATTCAGGCCAACGAGACGCGGATCGGAGAGCTGATGCGCAATTCGCTGATGCTGGTGACCGCGCTCGCGCCCACAATCGGCTATGACAACGCCACCAAGGTCGCCAAGACGGCGCATAAGAACGGCACCACGCTGAAGGAAGAGGCCATCGCGCTTGGCTTTGTCGATGAGGCCACCTTCGACGCCGTGGTCCGCCCCGAAGACATGATCGGCCCCAAGGACAGCTGA
- a CDS encoding deoxyribodipyrimidine photo-lyase, whose amino-acid sequence MSDASPILVWFRRDLRLSDHAALDAAVKAGGPVIPVFIRDDLVDGLGTAPQWRLGLGVGALAESLADKGSRLILRAGPPREVLLQLAKETGAKAVYWSRAYDADAVERDTRVKEGLKEEGLDAQSFEGHLMFEPWTVETKQGEFYKVYTPFWRSVKDRDVPAPLGTPSKIPAPASWPESETLDSWALGAGMERGADIVRPYVQLGEGAAQARLGAFMSSKVADYDAGRDRPWADGTSNLSENLALGEISPAQCWHAGLRALKDGKDGAETFLKELVWREFAYHLLWHTPRIQNANWREDWDSFPWNEDERLAEVKAWKQGRTGMAFVDAAMREMYVTGRMHNRGRMIVASYLCKHLMCHWKIGKEWFEEHLIDWDPASNAMGWQWSAGSGPDATPYFRVFNPETQLDRFDKKRAYVQRWIAEGQKTPPEEALSYFDAIPKSWNMEPDDPYPDPIVGAKEGRERALEAYENRDF is encoded by the coding sequence GTGTCAGACGCATCGCCCATCCTGGTCTGGTTTCGCCGCGATCTGAGATTGTCGGATCACGCAGCGCTGGACGCGGCCGTCAAGGCAGGCGGCCCGGTCATCCCGGTTTTCATCCGTGACGATCTTGTCGATGGGCTGGGCACCGCGCCCCAATGGCGTCTGGGGCTGGGCGTGGGGGCGCTGGCGGAAAGCCTCGCCGACAAGGGCAGCCGCCTGATCCTGCGGGCGGGGCCGCCGCGGGAGGTTTTGCTGCAACTGGCCAAGGAGACCGGCGCTAAGGCTGTATATTGGAGCCGCGCCTATGACGCGGACGCGGTGGAGCGTGACACCCGCGTCAAGGAAGGCCTGAAAGAGGAAGGGCTCGATGCGCAGAGCTTCGAAGGCCATCTGATGTTCGAGCCTTGGACCGTCGAGACGAAGCAGGGCGAGTTCTACAAGGTCTACACCCCGTTCTGGCGGTCGGTGAAGGATCGCGATGTGCCCGCCCCCCTGGGCACGCCCTCCAAGATCCCGGCGCCTGCCTCCTGGCCGGAGAGCGAGACGCTGGACAGCTGGGCGCTGGGCGCGGGCATGGAGCGCGGTGCCGATATAGTGCGGCCCTATGTGCAGCTGGGCGAGGGTGCGGCACAGGCGCGGCTCGGCGCTTTCATGTCCTCCAAGGTCGCCGATTACGATGCGGGGCGCGACCGGCCCTGGGCGGACGGCACCTCGAACCTGTCGGAGAACCTGGCCCTGGGCGAGATCAGCCCGGCGCAATGCTGGCATGCGGGCTTGCGCGCGCTCAAGGATGGCAAGGATGGCGCCGAGACCTTCCTCAAGGAGCTGGTCTGGCGCGAGTTCGCCTATCACCTCCTGTGGCACACGCCCCGCATCCAGAACGCCAATTGGCGCGAGGATTGGGATTCCTTCCCATGGAACGAGGATGAGCGGCTGGCGGAGGTCAAGGCCTGGAAGCAGGGGCGCACCGGCATGGCCTTCGTCGATGCGGCCATGCGCGAAATGTACGTGACGGGCCGGATGCACAATCGCGGCCGCATGATCGTCGCCTCCTATCTCTGCAAGCACCTGATGTGCCACTGGAAGATCGGCAAGGAATGGTTCGAGGAGCACCTGATCGACTGGGATCCCGCCTCGAACGCGATGGGCTGGCAATGGTCGGCCGGCTCCGGCCCCGATGCGACGCCCTATTTCCGGGTCTTCAATCCCGAGACCCAGCTCGACCGGTTCGACAAGAAGCGCGCCTATGTGCAGCGCTGGATCGCCGAAGGGCAGAAGACCCCACCCGAAGAGGCGCTGTCCTATTTCGACGCGATCCCGAAATCGTGGAACATGGAGCCGGACGATCCCTATCCCGATCCGATCGTGGGCGCCAAGGAAGGCCGCGAGCGGGCGCTTGAGGCCTACGAGAACCGCGATTTCTGA